The Shewanella sp. NFH-SH190041 genome has a window encoding:
- the fadA gene encoding acetyl-CoA C-acyltransferase FadA: MKQAVIVDCIRTPMGRSKGGVFRNVRAETLSAELMKALLTRNPKVDANDIEDVIWGCVQQTLEQGFNIARNASLLAGIPKQAGAVTVNRLCGSSMEALHQAARAIMTGMGDTFIIGGVEHMGHVPMNHGVDFHPALANKVAKASAMMGLTAEMLGRMHNISRAMQDEFAVRSHQRAHAASIEGRFANEIVAIEGHDADGALIKVDYDEVIRPETSIESLASLRPVFDPVNGTVTAGTSSALSDGASAMLVMEEEKAKALGLTIRARIKSMAVAGCDPAIMGYGPVPATQKALARAGLAITDMDVIELNEAFAAQSLPCVKDLGLMEVVDEKINLNGGAIALGHPLGCSGARISTTLINLMEYKDAKYGLATMCIGLGQGIATVFERV, encoded by the coding sequence ATGAAACAAGCCGTAATCGTCGATTGTATCCGCACTCCCATGGGCCGCTCCAAAGGGGGAGTCTTTCGTAACGTTAGAGCTGAAACCCTATCCGCCGAACTCATGAAAGCCCTGCTAACCCGCAACCCCAAGGTTGATGCCAATGACATTGAAGATGTGATCTGGGGCTGTGTACAACAAACGCTGGAACAGGGCTTCAATATCGCCCGTAATGCCTCTTTGCTGGCAGGTATTCCAAAGCAAGCGGGCGCCGTAACAGTAAACCGACTATGTGGCTCCTCAATGGAAGCGCTGCATCAGGCAGCTCGCGCCATTATGACGGGCATGGGTGATACCTTCATTATTGGTGGTGTCGAGCATATGGGCCATGTTCCCATGAACCATGGTGTCGACTTCCATCCAGCACTGGCAAACAAGGTCGCCAAGGCTTCTGCCATGATGGGGCTGACTGCCGAAATGCTTGGTCGTATGCATAATATCAGCCGGGCAATGCAAGATGAGTTTGCCGTACGCTCCCACCAACGTGCCCATGCAGCCAGTATTGAAGGCCGCTTCGCTAATGAGATTGTTGCTATTGAAGGCCATGATGCAGACGGTGCCCTAATCAAGGTGGATTATGATGAAGTGATTCGCCCTGAAACATCTATCGAGTCTCTGGCCAGCCTGCGCCCTGTCTTTGACCCAGTCAATGGTACTGTTACCGCAGGCACATCATCAGCGCTATCTGATGGAGCCTCTGCCATGTTGGTAATGGAGGAGGAAAAAGCCAAAGCACTCGGTTTGACGATCCGAGCCCGTATTAAGTCAATGGCCGTTGCCGGGTGTGACCCAGCAATTATGGGTTACGGCCCTGTCCCGGCAACACAGAAAGCATTAGCTCGGGCTGGACTGGCAATCACGGACATGGATGTTATTGAGTTAAATGAAGCATTCGCGGCGCAATCTTTACCTTGCGTAAAAGATCTGGGGCTAATGGAAGTTGTGGATGAAAAGATAAACCTAAATGGCGGTGCTATCGCCTTAGGCCACCCTTTAGGCTGTTCTGGTGCTCGCATCTCAACCACGCTGATCAATCTGATGGAATATAAGGATGCCAAGTATGGGTTGGCAACCATGTGTATTGGTTTAGGCCAAGGCATAGCCACAGTGTTTGAGCGGGTCTAA
- the hemG gene encoding menaquinone-dependent protoporphyrinogen IX dehydrogenase — translation MSHILIVYSTIDGQTRRICERIAIICREAGSGVDVVELAQLDETRLAEYDKILLGASIRYGRHRPAVQAFVQRYQALLHQKVSGFFSVNAVARKADKNTPQTNPYMQKFFAETDWQPDCLAVFAGRIIYPEYGFFDRNIIRFIMWLTKGPTNVTQRFEFTDWQKVDAFAAQFATMMVEK, via the coding sequence ATGAGTCATATCCTAATTGTCTACTCCACCATTGATGGCCAAACGCGGCGTATCTGTGAGCGTATTGCCATTATTTGCCGCGAAGCGGGATCGGGTGTGGATGTGGTTGAGTTGGCGCAGCTCGATGAAACGAGATTGGCGGAGTATGACAAAATCCTACTGGGCGCCAGTATCCGTTATGGCCGCCATCGCCCGGCTGTACAGGCGTTTGTCCAGCGTTATCAGGCATTGTTACACCAGAAAGTCAGCGGCTTTTTCAGTGTGAATGCGGTGGCGCGCAAAGCTGACAAAAATACGCCGCAAACCAATCCTTATATGCAAAAGTTCTTTGCTGAAACCGACTGGCAGCCTGACTGTTTAGCTGTGTTTGCAGGACGAATTATTTATCCGGAATACGGTTTTTTCGATCGTAATATCATTCGCTTTATTATGTGGCTGACCAAAGGGCCAACCAATGTGACGCAGCGGTTTGAGTTTACGGATTGGCAAAAGGTTGATGCTTTTGCTGCGCAATTTGCCACTATGATGGTGGAGAAATAA
- a CDS encoding ArsR/SmtB family transcription factor has protein sequence MEKKIDTGEMVTNAQQATEWLKAMANPYRLIVLCQLLEQELSVTQLNATVPLSQSALSQHLAILRKQELVACRKSSQNIYYRLNNDGVRDVISIMYRQFCV, from the coding sequence ATGGAAAAGAAAATCGATACCGGGGAAATGGTGACTAATGCCCAGCAAGCAACTGAGTGGCTTAAAGCGATGGCAAATCCCTATCGATTAATTGTATTGTGCCAGTTGTTAGAGCAAGAGCTCAGTGTCACCCAACTCAATGCGACCGTTCCCCTTAGCCAATCGGCTCTGTCGCAACACCTAGCTATTTTACGCAAGCAAGAACTCGTTGCCTGCCGAAAAAGCTCCCAAAATATTTACTATCGCCTTAATAACGATGGTGTCCGGGATGTCATCAGCATTATGTACCGACAATTCTGTGTCTGA
- the hemG gene encoding menaquinone-dependent protoporphyrinogen IX dehydrogenase: MKTVLILYFSRGGHTAKIANTIAEQIRLDGDQCDVVNIRDGVEPQWDKYDVIALGAPVLYGTYHKSVFAFIERYRQQLADKPNSFFCVNVVARNPEKRVLENNKYLQKFLTLSPWQPTDLKIIPGKVDYPSWPWYDRLAIQLIMKMTNGPTDPKAVIDYTDWQDVKRYASHLRQLA; the protein is encoded by the coding sequence ATGAAAACCGTATTAATACTCTATTTTTCTCGCGGTGGTCATACCGCAAAAATTGCCAATACCATTGCGGAGCAGATCCGCTTGGACGGTGATCAGTGTGATGTGGTGAATATTCGTGATGGTGTGGAACCACAATGGGATAAATATGATGTGATTGCCCTTGGAGCGCCGGTACTGTACGGCACTTATCATAAATCTGTTTTTGCTTTTATTGAGCGTTATCGGCAACAACTGGCCGACAAACCGAATAGCTTCTTCTGTGTTAATGTGGTGGCGCGTAATCCGGAAAAGCGGGTGTTAGAAAACAATAAATACCTGCAGAAGTTTCTGACCTTATCTCCCTGGCAACCGACAGATTTAAAGATTATTCCCGGTAAGGTGGATTATCCTTCTTGGCCTTGGTATGACCGTTTGGCAATTCAGTTGATTATGAAAATGACCAATGGGCCGACAGATCCGAAAGCTGTGATTGATTATACCGACTGGCAAGATGTGAAACGTTATGCCAGCCATTTACGGCAACTAGCCTGA
- a CDS encoding TrkH family potassium uptake protein — protein sequence MLNIRPLLFILGTFLSMMAGFMLLPLFFALIYGEETVGAFMLSALITGTVASMCIHSGQRKQFKLNIRDMFLLTSLTWLIVSLFAAMPFTLYHGIGYTDAFFETMSGVTTTGSTVLSGLDNMAHSILMWRSLLQWLGGIGFIVMAVAILPFLNVGGMRLFRTESSDWGDKAVPRTRSMAKNLFWVYILLTIMCAISYHIAGMNWFDAINHAMTTLSTGGYSTSDKSMSNFSHGAQWVGTVFMAAGGLPLLLFMQTISQRSMSVWKDAQVRGYIMLLITVSMVLAVWLWYTRDVAFNDAIRLTSFNVVSVVTTTGYGLTDYGTWGGFSYVVFLFLMLVGGCSGSTAGGIKIFRFQIALSVMREQLKLQFHPNGVFRQTYNNRPVSDDIVRSIVTFSLLFLGVIVAIAFILVLTGLDPMTSISGSITAVTNVGPGLGPVVGPSGNFSSLPDIAKWSLAIGMLLGRLEILTVAVLFHPSFWKY from the coding sequence ATGTTGAACATCCGTCCGCTGTTGTTCATTCTGGGTACTTTTCTGTCGATGATGGCAGGCTTTATGCTGTTACCACTGTTCTTTGCGCTGATCTATGGCGAAGAAACAGTGGGCGCATTTATGCTGTCGGCCCTGATTACAGGGACAGTCGCCAGTATGTGTATCCATAGTGGGCAAAGAAAGCAGTTCAAGCTCAATATCCGCGACATGTTTCTGCTGACCAGCCTCACCTGGCTGATTGTCAGTTTATTTGCCGCGATGCCATTTACCCTCTACCACGGTATCGGCTACACAGATGCATTTTTCGAGACCATGTCCGGGGTAACAACTACGGGCTCTACCGTATTGTCCGGACTGGATAATATGGCCCACAGTATTTTGATGTGGCGCTCCCTGTTGCAGTGGCTGGGAGGGATCGGCTTTATTGTGATGGCCGTAGCCATTTTGCCCTTCCTCAACGTCGGGGGGATGCGGTTGTTCCGCACCGAAAGCTCTGACTGGGGAGATAAAGCGGTTCCCCGTACCCGCAGCATGGCGAAAAACCTGTTCTGGGTGTACATCCTGCTCACCATTATGTGTGCCATTAGCTATCACATCGCGGGGATGAACTGGTTTGACGCCATCAACCATGCTATGACCACGCTGTCCACCGGTGGTTATTCCACTTCAGATAAATCCATGTCCAATTTCAGTCATGGGGCACAATGGGTTGGTACCGTCTTTATGGCAGCTGGGGGGTTACCCCTTTTGCTGTTTATGCAGACGATCAGCCAACGCTCAATGAGTGTGTGGAAAGATGCGCAGGTACGCGGTTATATCATGCTGCTGATCACTGTCTCTATGGTTCTCGCCGTGTGGCTTTGGTATACCCGGGATGTCGCCTTCAATGATGCTATCCGTCTGACCAGTTTCAACGTGGTTTCAGTGGTCACCACCACAGGCTATGGATTAACAGATTACGGCACCTGGGGAGGATTCTCCTACGTGGTATTCCTGTTTCTCATGTTGGTTGGCGGCTGCTCAGGTTCAACAGCGGGCGGGATTAAAATTTTCCGTTTTCAAATTGCGTTATCCGTTATGCGGGAACAGCTGAAACTGCAATTCCATCCCAATGGCGTGTTTCGTCAAACCTACAACAATCGCCCGGTATCCGATGATATTGTCCGCTCGATAGTGACATTCAGCCTGCTCTTTCTCGGAGTAATTGTGGCGATTGCCTTTATTCTGGTACTCACAGGGCTGGATCCCATGACCAGCATTTCAGGTTCAATCACCGCAGTGACCAACGTCGGGCCAGGGCTCGGACCAGTAGTGGGGCCATCAGGCAATTTCTCTTCGCTGCCGGATATTGCCAAATGGTCACTGGCCATCGGCATGCTACTAGGGCGACTGGAAATCCTGACTGTCGCAGTACTATTCCACCCTAGTTTTTGGAAGTACTGA
- the fadB gene encoding fatty acid oxidation complex subunit alpha FadB, whose translation MIYQSTPIEVELLPNQIARLCFNAPGSVNKFDRDTLSALDKALDAILTHEEVKGLLLTSGKDAFIVGADITEFLGLFAQSEDVLLEWLAQANAVFNKLEDLPFPTLSAINGFALGGGCETILATDLRIADTSARIGLPETKLGIIPGFGGTVRLPRIIGVDNALEWITSGKEQRPDAALAVGALDAVVAPDKLHQAGLNMLNDAIKGKLDWQSRRQRKQVALTLPKLEATMSFTTAKGMVFKLAGKHYPAPMAAVDVVEATAGMNRADALQVEHQAFAQLAKTDVATALIGLFLNDQLVKGKAKKTAKQASPINQAAVLGAGIMGGGIAYQSASKGTPIVMKDIAQDALDLGLNEAAKLLSKQVERGRSTPAKMAGVLNNITPALDYAPLAQADVVVEAVVENPKVKSMVLAEVEAQVSNNAIIASNTSTISIDLLAKSMKNPARFCGMHFFNPVHRMPLVEVIRGEHTTDATVASVVAYASKMGKTPIVVNDCPGFFVNRVLFPYFAGFNGLLADGGDFSAIDKVMEKQFGWPMGPAYLLDVVGLDTAHHAQAVMAEGFPDRMGKTGRDAIDIMFDHQRLGQKNGKGFYNYTMDKRGKPKKELDAVAINLLNTEYGDTKAFSSDEIIARTMIPMIIETVRCLEEGIIASPAEADMGLIYGLGFPMFRGGVFRYLDTMGVTNFVALADKYAHLGGLYQVTDKMRELAANNGSYYQAG comes from the coding sequence ATGATCTACCAAAGTACCCCTATTGAGGTCGAACTTCTGCCCAACCAAATTGCCCGCCTCTGTTTCAATGCCCCGGGCTCAGTCAACAAGTTTGACCGTGACACTCTTTCCGCCTTGGATAAGGCACTGGACGCCATCCTGACCCACGAAGAGGTCAAAGGTTTATTACTGACAAGTGGTAAAGACGCCTTTATCGTCGGGGCTGATATTACTGAATTCCTCGGCTTATTCGCTCAAAGTGAAGATGTGTTGCTCGAGTGGCTAGCACAGGCCAATGCCGTGTTTAATAAGCTCGAAGATCTGCCTTTTCCGACCTTGTCAGCGATTAATGGCTTTGCCTTAGGTGGTGGCTGTGAAACGATTCTCGCCACCGACCTGCGTATTGCAGATACCAGCGCCCGCATTGGGCTGCCAGAAACCAAACTCGGTATTATCCCAGGCTTTGGTGGCACAGTCCGTTTGCCAAGAATCATAGGTGTCGATAATGCCTTAGAATGGATCACGTCAGGGAAAGAACAACGCCCAGATGCCGCACTGGCGGTGGGTGCCCTCGATGCGGTCGTAGCTCCGGATAAACTGCACCAAGCCGGACTGAATATGCTCAATGATGCCATCAAGGGCAAGCTCGATTGGCAAAGCCGTCGCCAGCGCAAACAAGTAGCGCTGACATTGCCCAAATTGGAAGCCACCATGAGCTTTACTACCGCTAAAGGCATGGTGTTTAAATTGGCCGGCAAACATTATCCTGCCCCCATGGCGGCGGTAGATGTTGTAGAAGCCACGGCCGGAATGAATCGCGCCGACGCCCTGCAGGTAGAACACCAAGCTTTTGCCCAATTAGCCAAAACAGATGTGGCAACGGCGCTTATAGGCTTATTCCTCAATGACCAACTGGTAAAAGGCAAAGCTAAGAAAACGGCCAAACAAGCCAGTCCAATAAACCAAGCCGCCGTTTTAGGTGCCGGTATTATGGGCGGTGGTATCGCTTATCAAAGTGCCAGTAAAGGCACCCCTATCGTCATGAAAGATATCGCCCAAGACGCGCTTGATTTAGGGCTGAATGAGGCGGCCAAATTACTGTCCAAACAGGTAGAACGCGGTCGTTCAACCCCCGCCAAGATGGCCGGAGTACTCAATAATATCACCCCTGCTCTGGACTACGCCCCATTGGCCCAAGCTGATGTAGTTGTTGAAGCAGTAGTTGAAAACCCCAAAGTAAAATCCATGGTGTTAGCTGAGGTTGAAGCTCAGGTTAGCAACAACGCTATTATCGCTTCTAACACCTCCACCATCTCGATTGATCTGCTCGCCAAGAGCATGAAAAATCCGGCGCGCTTTTGTGGGATGCACTTCTTTAACCCCGTACACAGAATGCCACTGGTTGAAGTGATCCGGGGCGAACACACCACAGATGCAACCGTTGCTTCAGTGGTGGCTTATGCCAGTAAGATGGGCAAAACGCCAATTGTAGTGAATGACTGCCCAGGCTTTTTCGTTAACCGGGTACTCTTCCCCTATTTTGCTGGCTTCAATGGCTTGCTCGCTGATGGAGGAGATTTTTCTGCCATTGATAAGGTAATGGAAAAACAATTTGGTTGGCCTATGGGGCCTGCTTATCTGCTCGATGTGGTTGGCCTGGATACCGCTCACCATGCACAGGCGGTTATGGCTGAGGGCTTCCCAGACCGCATGGGGAAAACAGGGCGAGATGCTATCGATATCATGTTTGATCATCAGCGGTTGGGACAAAAAAATGGGAAAGGCTTCTACAACTACACCATGGATAAACGCGGTAAGCCCAAAAAAGAGTTAGATGCAGTGGCCATTAATCTGCTGAATACTGAGTATGGTGATACCAAGGCCTTTAGCAGTGATGAAATTATCGCTCGCACCATGATCCCCATGATTATCGAAACCGTCCGCTGTTTAGAAGAAGGCATTATTGCTTCACCGGCTGAGGCCGATATGGGGCTGATTTATGGGCTGGGCTTCCCCATGTTCCGCGGTGGCGTTTTCCGATATTTGGATACCATGGGTGTAACCAACTTTGTTGCGCTGGCAGATAAGTATGCACACCTGGGCGGTCTATACCAGGTCACGGACAAGATGCGTGAATTAGCCGCTAATAATGGCAGCTATTATCAAGCAGGCTAA
- a CDS encoding TrkH family potassium uptake protein: MQYRTITRIIGLLVGLFSMTMLPSALVAFIYKDGGGKAFIQAFFVSLIIAFLLWYPNRQCKKELRTREGFLIVVLFWTVLGLIGTLPFIFSHQPDLSWTDSIFESFSGLTTTGATVIVGLDSLPKAILFYRHLLQWLGGMGIIVLAVAILPVLGVGGMQLYRAEIPGPVKDSKMTPRIAETAKALWYIYLLLTIACASAYWLAGMSAFDAICHSFSTIAIGGFSTHDASMGYFHSPTINLICVFFLLVSAINFSIHFAAFSRRGINFKVYWRDMEFKVLIGVQLMLAAICFGTLYYTGIYDSAEETLDYALFQAVSISTTAGFGTESFHLWPLFLPMLLIFSSFIGGCGGSTAGGIKVMRMILLLLQGSRELKRLVHPRAMFSIRIGATALPDRVIDAVWGFFSAYTLVFVLCMLVLLALGMDNITAFSAVAACLNNLGPGLGEVASNYASISDGAKWVLVIAMLFGRLEIFTLLVLFTPTFWKN; encoded by the coding sequence ATGCAATACAGAACGATAACAAGAATCATCGGCCTGCTGGTTGGCCTGTTTTCTATGACTATGCTGCCTTCAGCTCTGGTGGCTTTTATTTATAAGGACGGTGGCGGTAAAGCATTTATTCAGGCCTTTTTCGTCAGTCTGATCATCGCTTTTCTGCTTTGGTACCCAAACCGGCAATGTAAAAAAGAGCTCCGTACCCGGGAAGGTTTTTTGATTGTGGTACTGTTCTGGACCGTGTTGGGACTTATCGGTACCTTGCCGTTTATTTTTTCTCATCAGCCTGATTTAAGTTGGACAGATAGTATCTTTGAATCTTTTTCTGGCTTAACGACCACGGGGGCGACCGTGATTGTCGGTTTGGATTCATTGCCCAAAGCCATCTTATTCTACCGGCACTTACTGCAATGGCTGGGGGGAATGGGGATCATTGTACTGGCGGTGGCTATTTTGCCCGTATTGGGGGTCGGTGGGATGCAGTTGTATCGCGCCGAAATTCCCGGGCCAGTGAAAGACAGTAAAATGACCCCCAGGATTGCCGAAACAGCGAAAGCACTGTGGTATATCTATTTGTTGCTGACTATTGCTTGTGCTTCAGCTTACTGGTTGGCCGGTATGTCGGCATTTGATGCTATCTGCCACTCATTCTCCACTATCGCGATTGGTGGCTTTTCTACCCACGATGCCAGTATGGGCTATTTCCACAGTCCGACTATCAACCTTATCTGCGTATTTTTCCTGCTGGTTTCGGCGATAAACTTCAGTATCCACTTTGCCGCTTTTTCCCGCCGCGGGATTAATTTTAAGGTGTATTGGCGGGATATGGAGTTTAAGGTGCTGATTGGCGTTCAGCTGATGTTGGCGGCTATCTGTTTTGGCACCCTGTATTACACAGGCATTTATGACTCTGCCGAGGAAACGTTGGATTATGCCTTGTTTCAGGCGGTATCGATTTCGACTACGGCGGGCTTTGGTACAGAAAGTTTTCACCTGTGGCCGCTGTTTTTACCTATGCTGCTTATTTTTTCCAGTTTTATTGGTGGGTGTGGCGGGTCAACTGCCGGTGGCATCAAGGTCATGCGGATGATCTTGCTTTTGCTGCAGGGCTCGCGCGAGTTAAAGCGGCTGGTGCATCCCCGGGCGATGTTTTCTATCCGGATTGGTGCAACGGCATTGCCGGATCGGGTCATTGATGCGGTATGGGGATTTTTCTCTGCTTATACCTTGGTTTTTGTTCTTTGTATGCTGGTGTTGTTGGCGCTGGGAATGGATAACATCACCGCCTTTAGTGCCGTCGCCGCCTGTTTGAATAACCTCGGTCCAGGGTTGGGTGAGGTTGCCAGTAACTACGCCAGCATTTCAGATGGGGCTAAATGGGTGCTGGTGATTGCCATGTTATTTGGGCGGCTGGAAATTTTTACCTTATTAGTGTTATTTACCCCAACTTTCTGGAAAAACTGA
- a CDS encoding YigZ family protein, protein MSERYPIPAQELIFEEEIKHSHFISVLFHCASPEHFKQQLNDIRLRYPGATHYCQAFLTGKPGCTMTAGFSDDGEPAGSAGRPMLAVLQGSGIGEIGAVVIRYYGGIKLGVGGLVRAYASGIKQALPQLPTLMKQIRFPGTLACDYARLRDVEYVLEQHDGVIVDRQFGAEIVLAFELPRSQQEAVNTQLATISQGCVQAHFDN, encoded by the coding sequence TTGAGCGAACGTTACCCGATACCGGCCCAAGAGCTGATTTTTGAAGAAGAGATTAAACACAGCCATTTTATTTCTGTGCTGTTTCACTGTGCCAGCCCGGAGCACTTTAAACAGCAGTTAAACGATATTCGGCTGCGCTATCCCGGAGCGACCCATTACTGCCAGGCCTTTCTTACCGGCAAGCCTGGTTGCACTATGACGGCGGGATTCAGTGATGATGGTGAGCCTGCCGGCAGTGCTGGCAGACCCATGCTGGCGGTATTGCAGGGCTCTGGTATTGGAGAGATTGGCGCTGTGGTGATCCGTTATTATGGCGGCATTAAATTAGGCGTAGGGGGGCTGGTTCGGGCATATGCCTCTGGTATTAAACAGGCATTGCCACAGTTACCTACCTTGATGAAGCAGATCCGTTTTCCCGGCACACTGGCCTGTGATTATGCTCGGTTACGGGATGTGGAATATGTTTTGGAGCAACATGATGGCGTGATTGTTGATCGCCAATTTGGCGCAGAAATTGTGCTGGCATTTGAATTACCTCGCTCCCAACAAGAGGCGGTGAATACCCAGTTGGCAACGATCAGCCAGGGTTGTGTTCAGGCGCATTTTGATAACTGA
- the trkA gene encoding Trk system potassium transporter TrkA, translating to MKIIILGAGQVGGTLAENLVGENNDITIVDSDRARLNSLQDKFDLRVVAGHGAHPGVLKEAGAEDADMLIAVTNSDECNMAACQIAYSLFGTPTKIARIRSEQYLGIQDKLFIDSETKNSDSRPRGGFIIDELIAPEQLVTAYIQRLVEYPGALQVLEFAEGRLSLVAVRAYYGGPLVGNALATLREHMPNIDTRVAAIFRQGKPIMPRGTTIIEADDEVFFVADSRHIRAVMSEMQKLDNSYRNIMIAGGGNIGLGLAKRLERSHSVKLIERRLERAEALSEKLENTTVFCGDASDQELLQEEHIDQTDVFIAVTNDDEANIMSALLAKRMGAKKVMVLIQREAYVDIVQEANIDIAISPQQATISALLTHIRQGDICNVYSLRRGAAEAIEAIAHGDANTSKVVGKAIGDIKLPPGTTIGAIVRDEEVLMAHDKTVIEQGDHVILFLVNKKFIGEVEKLFQPSAFFF from the coding sequence ATGAAGATTATTATTTTAGGGGCAGGTCAGGTCGGGGGCACCCTGGCCGAGAATCTGGTGGGCGAAAACAACGACATCACTATTGTCGACAGTGATCGCGCCCGACTAAATTCACTGCAGGATAAGTTTGACCTCCGTGTGGTTGCCGGTCATGGCGCCCACCCGGGAGTGCTAAAAGAGGCCGGAGCAGAAGATGCCGATATGCTGATTGCTGTGACCAACAGTGATGAGTGTAATATGGCCGCCTGCCAAATCGCCTACTCCCTGTTTGGCACTCCCACCAAAATTGCCCGGATCCGTTCCGAGCAGTATCTGGGGATCCAGGACAAACTTTTTATCGACAGTGAAACCAAAAACAGTGACTCCCGTCCCCGTGGTGGTTTTATCATCGATGAACTGATAGCACCTGAGCAATTAGTAACCGCTTACATACAAAGATTGGTGGAATACCCTGGTGCACTCCAAGTATTGGAATTCGCCGAAGGCCGCTTAAGCTTAGTGGCGGTACGGGCATATTATGGCGGCCCGTTAGTCGGCAATGCGCTAGCAACCCTGCGCGAGCATATGCCGAATATTGATACCCGGGTGGCAGCGATTTTCCGCCAAGGTAAACCTATCATGCCCCGGGGCACCACGATTATCGAAGCCGATGATGAAGTGTTCTTTGTCGCTGACAGTCGCCATATCCGGGCCGTGATGAGTGAAATGCAGAAGCTGGACAATTCCTACCGCAATATCATGATTGCCGGTGGCGGTAATATCGGTTTGGGATTAGCCAAGCGGCTGGAACGCAGCCATTCCGTTAAACTGATTGAACGGCGGCTAGAACGGGCCGAAGCACTGTCTGAAAAACTGGAAAACACCACAGTCTTTTGTGGCGATGCATCCGATCAGGAGTTATTACAGGAAGAACATATTGATCAGACCGATGTATTTATTGCCGTCACCAATGATGACGAAGCCAATATTATGTCGGCACTGTTGGCCAAACGCATGGGTGCCAAAAAAGTAATGGTACTTATCCAGCGTGAAGCCTATGTGGATATTGTGCAGGAGGCCAATATTGATATCGCCATTTCACCTCAACAGGCCACTATCTCGGCGCTGCTGACCCATATTCGTCAAGGCGATATCTGTAATGTGTATTCTTTGAGGCGTGGTGCCGCTGAGGCCATTGAGGCAATTGCCCACGGTGACGCCAATACTTCAAAGGTCGTCGGTAAGGCTATCGGCGATATCAAGCTGCCGCCCGGCACAACCATCGGTGCTATCGTCCGTGACGAAGAGGTATTGATGGCTCATGACAAGACAGTGATCGAACAGGGGGACCATGTGATTCTGTTTTTAGTGAACAAAAAGTTTATCGGCGAAGTCGAGAAGCTGTTCCAGCCGAGCGCATTTTTCTTCTAA